The following are encoded together in the Numida meleagris isolate 19003 breed g44 Domestic line chromosome 19, NumMel1.0, whole genome shotgun sequence genome:
- the TCF15 gene encoding transcription factor 15 gives MWHLSRGCGIGSTPHGLVTTPCHGLVQLAAQPGQVTVCPRGALCLGPRTGVQPGQQPAVGGIVIYTAGLGLDSGRLPGPSWGPAGGGLQHQPLPGRINHDSPCSRPSQPRSDAGAEQQQRVSGGRLPAARGLPAAGRGAPAMAFTMLRPVAARVLYPDIGMLSEDEENRSESDTSDQSYGCCEGAEARRKVPRKTGPMVMVKQRQAANARERDRTQSVNTAFTALRTLIPTEPVDRKLSKIETLRLASSYISHLANVLLLGEGCEDGQPCFSAIYGAKGDLDSKQPRSICTFCLSNQRKGGGRRDLGGNCLKVRGVTPLRVARR, from the exons aTGTGGCACCTCTCCAGGGGCTGTGGCATAGGGAGCACTCCCCATGGCCTGGTCACCACTCCATGCCATGGTTTGGTACAACTGGCGGCACAACCGGGACAGGTCACCGTGTGCCCACGAGGTGCCCTTTGCTTGGGGCCACGCACCGGAGTGCAGCCaggccagcagccagctgtgggGGGAATCGTGATTTACACggccgggctggggctggaCTCTGGCCGCCTGCCTGGCCCGAGCTGGGGGCCGGCTGGGGGTGGGCTCCAACACCAGCCCCTCCCCGGCCGTATAAATCACGATTCCCCCTGCAGCCGTCCGTCCCAGCCCCGCTCGGACGCAGGagcggagcagcagcagcgtgtCAGCGGGGGAAGGCTGCCCGCAGCCCGGGGGCTGCCCgcagcggggcggggggctCCGGCCATGGCTTTCACCATGCTGCGCCCCGTGGCCGCCCGCGTGCTCTACCCCGACATCGGCATGCTGTCGGAGGACGAGGAGAACCGCAGCGAGAGCGACACGTCGGACCAGTCCTACGGCTGCTGCGAGGGCGCGGAGGCACGGCGCAAGGTGCCCAGGAAGACGGGGCCCATGGTGATGGTGAAGCAGCGGCAGGCGGCCAACGCGCGCGAGCGGGATCGGACCCAGAGCGTCAACACCGCCTTCACGGCCCTGCGGACCCTCATCCCCACCGAGCCCGTGGATCGGAAGCTGTCCAAGATCGAGACGCTGCGCCTGGCCTCCAGCTACATCTCGCACCTGGCCAACGTGTTGCTGCTGGGCGAGGGCTGCGAGGACGGGCAGCCCTGCTTCAGTGCCATCTACGGGGCCAAGGGCGATCTGGACAGCAAACAGCCCCGCAGCATCTGCACCTTCTGCCTCAGCAACCAGCGGAAAGGG GGCGGCCGCAGGGACCTCGGGGGCAACTGCCTGAAGGTGAGGGGGGTGACCCCACTGCGGGTGGCGCGGAGATGA